The Corynebacterium halotolerans YIM 70093 = DSM 44683 region CGCACCGAACAACGCCAGCATGCCCAGGTCCGTCTCCGGGTGGCCGCCGTGGGCGGCGGGGTCGATGAACACCGGGCCGTCCGCGCCGAAGAGCAGATTGCCGCTCCACAGGTCACCGTGGATACGCGCGGGTTCGACGTCCCAGTGGGTCTCGGCGACGGCCGATGACGCCCGCTCAACCCAGTCCAGCCCGTCCCGGTCGAGGTGGCCCACCCGGTGGGCCGCCCGGGCGAAGGGAAGCACGCGCTGTTCGGCATAGAAAAGGCCCCAGTGCGGGGTGGGCCGGCACTCCTGGGGTTGGATGCCGATGTAGTTCGGCCCCTCCCACCCGTCCGGCGGGGAACCGAAGGCGTCCGCCCCGGCGAGGTGGATGAACGCCAGTTCGCGGCCGGCCCGACGCGCGGTCTCCTTCGTCGGGGAGACCGGCTGCACCCGCACGGTGGTCAGGGTGTTCATTCCGACGGCCACGACCTCCGCGACGGCGTCCGAGGCCTGGCGCAACCACTGCAGCCCGGCGGCCTCGGCCTCGGCGGCACGTTCCTCACGGGGACGTTTGGTGAAGATCTCGCTCATGCCGCCCCAGGGTAGCCGGAAGGCGGGTCAGTAGCGCTCGGGTTCCTCGGTGACCTCGAACGCACGGCCCGTGATCTCCCCGGGGGCGATGCGCACCCAGTTGTACTTCAGCGTCGGGAGCCAGGGCTTCAGGCCCAGGGTCTCGGCGTGGGCGATCTCGTCGGTGTTGTTGAGGACAGTCGCGGTGCCGCGCACGATGACGGACCAGACGGTGTCCCCGTCGCGGCCGTCGGCCTCGAAGAGCACATCGTTGTTGAGGTGGATGGTGAACAGCTTGGACCCCTCGGCCGTGCGGAAGTAGACGTTCCCGGCGTCGACGACGAAGTTGACCGGGAAGATGTCGATTTCGCCCGTGCGGTGGACGACCACCCGGCCCGGCTGGGTCCCGGCCAGACGGGCGAGGGACTGGTCGAGGGTGAGCTCGCGGTAGACATCGCTGTAGTTGGCCATGCCTCCATCATCCTCGCGGAATCACCGCCGTGGGGGACGTTCCCCCCATTTGCGCCGGGCGTCCCGTCCGCCGCGGAGCGGGGCCGTGGGAACCCGGGTCCAGTCCTCCACGCCACCTTCGGGGGCGATGTCGTCGATGAGTGCCAGGTCGGCGTCAGACAGCGTGAGCTCGGTGGCGGCGAGGTTCTGTGCGACACGTTCTCGGTTGCGGGAACCTGGGATGATGTTGTCGCCGCGGGCCAGCAGCCACGCCAGCGCGAGCTGCGGGAGGCTGACCCCCACTCTCCGCGAGGCTGATGAGCCGGTCCATGGTCTCCAGGTTCGCCGCGAAGTTCTCCGGTGCCCACCACGGGATGTTCCGCGGAAGTCATCCTCCCGGTAGGAGTCGCGCGGCCTGACCGCTCCGCTGAGGAAGCCGCGCGCCAGGGGCGAGTGGGCGACGAAGCCGATCCGAGTTCCTGCAGGGCACCGAGCAACTCCTCGCTGACCCCGGTGGGGATCGAATACCCGGACTGCAGCACCGAGACCGGATGCACCGCGTGCGCGCGCCACACGGTGTCGGCGTCCGCGTGGGAGAGGCCGAGATATTCCACCTTGGCGGTGGCGAACTCCCCATCACCCGACCACTTCCTCGACCGGGACATCCGGGTCCGGGAGGCGCTGGTACAGCAGGTCGATCGAGCCCACGCCGAGGTTGAGCAGGCTGTTGTCGACGGCCTTGCTGATGTGCCGGGGACGCGAGTTCGGGCCGGAGCCCGGGGTCAGGCCGAACTTCGTGGCGAGCACGACCTCGTCACGGAAGGGCGTGACCGCGTGGCCGAGCAGCCTCTCCCCTTCACCCCAGCCGTACATTTCGGCGGTGTCGAACATCGTCACACCCCGTGCATGTGCGCGACGAATCGCGGCGATGGACCAGGTGTCATCGGACGGGCCGTAGTTGACCACGGTTCCCATCGCCCCGTAGTTGAGGGCGGAGACCGTCAGGCCCTGTCGGCCGAGCACACGCATGTCCATCGTCAGGTCTCCCGGAGATCATGGGTGGGCGCCACCGTACCCGGCCCCGGCGGACTGCCCCACGTCCCGCGGACATGACAAGGGGCCGGTCACCGCAAAACGCGGTGACCGGCCCCTATCTTCCGGTGGAGCTAATGGGATTCGAACCCATGACCCCCACACTGCCAGTGTGGTGCGCTACCAGCTGCGCCATAGCCCCTGAATCTATTTATTTTTCACTTCCCACCGCTTGCGGTGTTCAGCGGTGGAGCTAACGGGATTCGAACCCGTGACCCCCACACTGCCAGTGTGGTGCGCTACCAGCTGCGCCATAGCCCCGTGTTGCAACTCATGTAAATGTACACGCCGTCTCGATCAGGAAACAAATCGCCAGGTCACCGAGTAAAACACCCTGCCGCCGGAGGGCCCGGCGGCAGGGTGCGCGAAAGGCGTGTGAACGATGGTTCAGTCAGCCGGTTGCGACGGTCGCGTGCGCCTACTGGCCGACGACGGCGTCGACCCACTGGTTGATGTCGGCGACCTCGACGTCCTGGCCGTTCTGGAGGACACGCGGGGAGGAGACCGAACCGGTCTGCTCCTCCAGCTGCTGGGCGTTGCCCTGAGCCACCTCGATGGCCTGGTCGTGGTATTCACCGTTGCGGATGGAGTCGACCACGTCGCCGGGTGCGCCGAGCTCCTCGGCGGCGTTGGCGAAGTCGTCGTTGCTCCACTTGTTGTAGATGTCCTCCTGCTCCTCCATCAGGACGGAGCGGTAGTTCCAGTACAGCGCCGGATCCCCGGTCTCGGCGACGGCCAGGATGGCGGCCACGGCCTGAGTGGAGTGCCCGTCGGTGTTACCGCGGTCCAGGAAGTTCAGCGGGTGGACGTTGACCACGAGTTGGCCGTCCTCGATGGCGTTCTTCATGTCCGCGTCGGTGTTCTCCGCGAGCGTGGCGCAGTGGGGGCAGGAGAAGTCCTCGTAGAGGTGGACCTCGGCGGCATCGTCAGCGACGTCCTCGGCGGCCAGGGTGACCATGCCGTCGTGGTAGTCGGCCGTGAAGGCCACTTCCTCGTACTCCCGGTCCGCGAGGTGTTCGGTTTTGGCGCCCTGGCCGGAGAAGATGATGTAGCCGATCACCACGATGGCGATCACCACAACGGCGACGATGGCCCAGAGGAAGCCTGCCCCGCCCTTCTTGTTCGGATCACTGACCTTTGTGCTCACTATTAAATACCTTGTTCCAGTCTGTTCAGTCGGTTGCGTCGGTGAGGTGCCGGCGGGCTGCCCGGCCGGGGATCAGGGGTGCAGGGCCCACTTCCTGAAGGGACGGTAGGCGGTCCACAGCGACAGCGCCAGGAAACCGAGGTCACGCAGCACCGCCCAGAAGTACGTCATGTGGTCCCCGGTATCGTTGATGTTCACGGTGAAGCACCCGCAGTTGATCGCCAGTCCACGCACCCAGGCCTGGATGAGGCCGATGGTGAACAGCCCCAGGACGAAAGCGGTGATCTTGCCGGTGGGACGCAGGAAGATGCCCAGCAGGAGCATCAGTCCCGCCGCGATCTCCAGCGGCGGCAGGACCAGGGCGATGAAATTGGCCACCTCGGGAGTGAACATCTCGTAGGCCAGCACGGACTGGGCCACGCCCATCTCGTTGCCGAGCTTGGAGAAACCGGCCCACAGCCAGATCCCCGCCATGCCGAAGCGGGCGAGGAAGCTGATGAGGTCGAGCCCCACGCGGGCCCGCGGGCCGCTGAGGAAGCTCGGTGCGGTGGTGGACGTCGGCCCGGTTCCGGCCGCCGGCCGCCGCGCCTCGTCAGTCATTTCGATGGTCGACACAGTCCCTGACCTTATCGCAACTTCCGGCCCCGGTACATACTTATCTGCCGTGGTCGCAGGCTGGGCAGACGGACCCGGCACCGGCTCTGCGGACCCGCCCAGCCGGTTCACAGCCACCCCACATCCGCGCCCCTCCCCCCGGGACGGTCCGCAGCGTCGGGAGCTGGGGCTACTGTCCGAGCACGGCGCTGACGACGGCCTGCGCCTCGTCCTGCACCTGACGGAGGTGATCTTCGCCACGGAAGGACTCGGCGTAGATCTTGTACTTGTCCTCGGTGCCGGAGGGGCGGGCGGCGAACCAGGCGTTCCCGGTGGTCACCTTGAGCCCACCGATGGGGGCGGCATTGCCCGGCGCGCGGGTGAGCTTCGCGGTGATCGCCTCGCCGGCGAGCTCGGTGGCGGTGACCTGTTCCGGGGAGAGCTTCTTCAGGATGGCCTTCTGCTCGCGGGTCGCCGGGGCGTCCGTGCGCGCGTAGGCGGGGGCACCGAACTCCTCGGCCAGTTCCGCGTAGCGCCGCGAAGGGGTCTTGCCGGTGACGGCGGTGATCTCGGCGGCGAGCAGGTTCAGGATCAGGCCGTCCTTGTCGGTGGACCAGACCTTGCCGTTGTGACGCAGGAAGGACGCGCCGGCGGATTCCTCGCCGCCGAAGCCGATGCCGCCGTTCTGCAGTCCGTCGACGAACCACTTGAAGCCGACGGGGACCTCGTTGAGGGTGCGTCCGAGCCTGTGCACCACGCGGTCGATCATGGAGGACGAGACCAGGGTCTTGCCCACGGCGGTGTCGGCGGCCCACCCCGGACGGTGGGCGAAGAGGTACTCGATGGCCACGGCCAGGTAGTGGTTGGGGTTCATCAGGCCATGGTCCGGGGTGACGATGCCGTGGCGGTCGGCGTCGGCGTCGTTGCCGGTGGCGATGTCGTAGCGGTCACGGTTCGCGATCAGCGAGGCCATGGCGTTCGGCGACGAGCAGTCCATGCGGATCTTGCCGTCGGTGTCCAGGGTCATGAAGCGCCAGGTGGCGTCCACCTGCGGGTTGACCACGGTGAGATTCAGGTTGTGCGTCTCGGCGATCGCGCCCCAGTAGTCCACGGAGGCCCCTCCCATCGGGTCGGCGCCGATGGACAGCCCGGCGTCCCTGATCGCGGCCAGGTCGACCACGTTCGGCAGATCGGCGACGTAGGTGCCCAGGTAGTCATGGCGGTGGGCGCGTTCGTCCAGCACGCCCGTGACGGGAGTGCGCTTGACGTCCCTGAGGCCGCCACGAAGCAGCTCATTGGCACGGTTGGCGATCCAGTCGGTGGCGTCGGTGTCGGCCGGGCCACCGCTGGGCGGGTTGTACTTGAAGCCGCCGTCCCGCGGCGGGTTGTGGGAGGGGGTGATCACGATGCCGTCGGCCGGGGCCGGCGAAGGCGTGGCGGTGCCCCACCGGATTCCGGCGTTGTGGGCCAGAATCGCGTGCGAGACCGCCGGGGTCGGGGTGTAGCGCCCCGCGGCGTCGACAAGTACGTCAACGTCATTGGCCAGCAGCACCTCGAGCGCGGAGACCATCGCCGGCTCGGAGAGCGCGTGGGTGTCCCGGCCGATGAACAGCGGACCAGTCCACGCGCGCTGGGAGCGGTAGTCGACGATGGCCTGGGTGGTAGCCAGAATGTGGGCCTCGTTGAAGGCGGTGTCGAGGGAGGAGCCGCGGTGGCCGGAGGTGCCGAAGGTCACCTGCTGGTCCGGGTTGTCCGCATCAGGCGTGCGGGTGTAGTAGGCGGTGACGACCTCGGCGATGTCGATGAGGTCCTCGGGCCGGGCGGGCTGGCCGGCGCGCTCGTGTGCCATGACGTGGTGCTCCTTGGTTCGGATCGGACGTGAACCCGGACGGCGGGCGCCCGGGAACGGCTTTCCCCCCATTGTCATCCGTCCGCGTCACCCGCGCAGCCCCATCGCCGCCCCCTCCCCCGTTTGGCCCACCGGAACCCGGAAAAGTCGCTCCTTTGACACGTCCGACACCCCCGCGAGGGGGCGAATTGCGGCGCGTGCCGAGTTTTTTGCCCGTATCTGTTGGTTGTGATTTCTATCGCAAGCTAGATTTTCCTCATGGAAAACGTGCAGAACGTCCTCGACTGGCTCGGAGGCATCGTGTGGGGGCCCTTCGTCCTCATCCCCCTCCTGCTGGGTACCGGTCTCTATCTGACGATCCGGCTCGGGGCGATCCAGTTCCGGACCCTGGGACGGGCGCTGCGTCACGGGCTGATCGACCGCAGCGACACGGACGGCAAGGGCGACATCTCCAACTACCAGGCGTTGACCACCGCGCTGGCCGCCACCGTGGGCGTGGGCAATATCGTCGGCGTGGCCACCGCCCTGGCGGTGGGAGGGCCCGGCGCGTTGTTCTGGATCTGGGTGACCGGCCTGGTGGGCATGGCCTCCAAGTACACCGAGGCCTTCCTGGGTGTGCGATTCCGCACCACCGACGCCAAGGGGGAGCAGTCCGGTGGTCCGCAGTACTACCTCAAGCGCGGTATCCCCGGCCCCGTCGGCAAGGTGCTGGCCTTCCTCTTCGCCGTCTTCGCGGTGATCGCCTCCTTCGGCATCGGCAATCTCACCCAGGCCAATGCGGTGGCGACCAACATGGAGGGCACCTTCGGCGTCGATCCATGGATCTCGGGCATCCTCATGTTCGTGTTCGTCGGCGCCGTACTGCTCGGGGGCATTCAGGCCATCGGTCGGGTGACCTCCGCCTTCGTCCCGCTGATGATCCTGCTCTACGTCACCGGCGGCATCGTCGTGCTCGTGCTCCTCGCCGAGGACATCCCGGCCGCGCTGTCCCTCATCTTCACGGACGCGTTCACCGGCACCGCGGCCACGGGCGGCTTCGTCGGTGCGGGCTTCATGCTGGCCATCCAGTTCGGTGTCGCCCGCGGCATCTTCTCCAACGAGTCGGGCATGGGTTCCGCCGCCATCGCCGCCGCCGCGGCCAAGACCTCCCACCCGGTGCGTCAGGGCCTGGTCTCCATGACGCAGACCTTCATCGACACCCTGATCGTCGTCACCATCACCGGCCTGGTCATCGTCACCACGGGCGTCTGGGACACCGGCCGCGAGTCCGCCGGCGTGATGACCGCCGACGCCTTCTCCGTGGCGCTGCCGGGTGACTGGGGCGGCACGATCGTGGCCCTGTCGGTCATCTTCTTCGCGTTCTCCACGATCCTCGGCTGGTCCTACTACGGTGAGCGCTCGCTGGAGTCGCTGATCGGGCGCCGTGGCACCGTCCCCTACCGCATGCTGTTCACCGTCGTGGTGTTCATCGGCGCGACCGTGGAGCTGGGCCTGGTGTGGTCCTTCTCCGACCTGGCCAACGGCCTGATGGCGCTGCCGAACCTCATCGGCCTGCTCATCCTCTCCGGCCTGGTGGCCCGCGAGACCAGGGCCTACCTGAAGTTCGACCCCAAACTGAACAAGACCCCGGAGGACGTGCAGACCTTCCTGCGGCAGCAGGGCACGGACTGGAAGTAACCTGAACGGGTGCTTCGTGACGCCCTGACCGTGGCGGCCGGCGCGGCCCTCGGCGCGCTGGCCCGTTTCGCGGTCGAGCACGTCCTGGGAGCCGGGATGTGGCCGCTGCTGGCGGTCAACGTCCTCGGCTCCCTGCTCATGGGCGCACTACGCCCGGGGTTGTTCTGGGGCACGGGTGTCCTCGGCGGATTCACCAGCTTCTCGACGTTCGCGGTGCTCACCGCCGACAGTTCCGCTGCGGGGGCCGCGGGCTACGTCGCGGCCACCGTCATCGGCTGCGTCGGTGCGTGGCTGCTCGGTGACCGGTGGGCCCGATCGGCGCGGTCGGCGCGGCGTCGGAAAGCGGGTGGCCGGTGACGGGGACCGCTGAGCTGTTGTGGGCCGCACTCGCGGTGGCCGTGGGAGGTTTCCTCGGGGGTCTGGGGCGTTGGGCGTTGAGCCGGTGGCCCGGCGGGCGCCCCGGCACCTGGGGCGCGAACATGACCGCGTGCCTGGTCCTCGGGGTGGCCCTCGGCGGTCCCGGGCTGGTGCCGTTGGCCGCCGGGACCGGTTTCGCGGGCGCGTTGTCCACCTGGTCGACACTGGCCCGCGAACTCGGCCAGCTCGGTCGCGCGGGACAGTGGCGCACTTTCTGGC contains the following coding sequences:
- a CDS encoding DsbA family protein, which encodes MSTKVSDPNKKGGAGFLWAIVAVVVIAIVVIGYIIFSGQGAKTEHLADREYEEVAFTADYHDGMVTLAAEDVADDAAEVHLYEDFSCPHCATLAENTDADMKNAIEDGQLVVNVHPLNFLDRGNTDGHSTQAVAAILAVAETGDPALYWNYRSVLMEEQEDIYNKWSNDDFANAAEELGAPGDVVDSIRNGEYHDQAIEVAQGNAQQLEEQTGSVSSPRVLQNGQDVEVADINQWVDAVVGQ
- a CDS encoding alanine/glycine:cation symporter family protein, coding for MENVQNVLDWLGGIVWGPFVLIPLLLGTGLYLTIRLGAIQFRTLGRALRHGLIDRSDTDGKGDISNYQALTTALAATVGVGNIVGVATALAVGGPGALFWIWVTGLVGMASKYTEAFLGVRFRTTDAKGEQSGGPQYYLKRGIPGPVGKVLAFLFAVFAVIASFGIGNLTQANAVATNMEGTFGVDPWISGILMFVFVGAVLLGGIQAIGRVTSAFVPLMILLYVTGGIVVLVLLAEDIPAALSLIFTDAFTGTAATGGFVGAGFMLAIQFGVARGIFSNESGMGSAAIAAAAAKTSHPVRQGLVSMTQTFIDTLIVVTITGLVIVTTGVWDTGRESAGVMTADAFSVALPGDWGGTIVALSVIFFAFSTILGWSYYGERSLESLIGRRGTVPYRMLFTVVVFIGATVELGLVWSFSDLANGLMALPNLIGLLILSGLVARETRAYLKFDPKLNKTPEDVQTFLRQQGTDWK
- the pgm gene encoding phosphoglucomutase (alpha-D-glucose-1,6-bisphosphate-dependent), with the protein product MAHERAGQPARPEDLIDIAEVVTAYYTRTPDADNPDQQVTFGTSGHRGSSLDTAFNEAHILATTQAIVDYRSQRAWTGPLFIGRDTHALSEPAMVSALEVLLANDVDVLVDAAGRYTPTPAVSHAILAHNAGIRWGTATPSPAPADGIVITPSHNPPRDGGFKYNPPSGGPADTDATDWIANRANELLRGGLRDVKRTPVTGVLDERAHRHDYLGTYVADLPNVVDLAAIRDAGLSIGADPMGGASVDYWGAIAETHNLNLTVVNPQVDATWRFMTLDTDGKIRMDCSSPNAMASLIANRDRYDIATGNDADADRHGIVTPDHGLMNPNHYLAVAIEYLFAHRPGWAADTAVGKTLVSSSMIDRVVHRLGRTLNEVPVGFKWFVDGLQNGGIGFGGEESAGASFLRHNGKVWSTDKDGLILNLLAAEITAVTGKTPSRRYAELAEEFGAPAYARTDAPATREQKAILKKLSPEQVTATELAGEAITAKLTRAPGNAAPIGGLKVTTGNAWFAARPSGTEDKYKIYAESFRGEDHLRQVQDEAQAVVSAVLGQ
- a CDS encoding fructosamine kinase family protein, producing MSEIFTKRPREERAAEAEAAGLQWLRQASDAVAEVVAVGMNTLTTVRVQPVSPTKETARRAGRELAFIHLAGADAFGSPPDGWEGPNYIGIQPQECRPTPHWGLFYAEQRVLPFARAAHRVGHLDRDGLDWVERASSAVAETHWDVEPARIHGDLWSGNLLFGADGPVFIDPAAHGGHPETDLGMLALFGAPHLDDIYAGYREVRTLPKDFREWIPVHQLHPLAVHTYTHGPGYARPLTVAAMATCERLDRFR
- a CDS encoding pyridoxamine 5'-phosphate oxidase family protein, with the translated sequence MANYSDVYRELTLDQSLARLAGTQPGRVVVHRTGEIDIFPVNFVVDAGNVYFRTAEGSKLFTIHLNNDVLFEADGRDGDTVWSVIVRGTATVLNNTDEIAHAETLGLKPWLPTLKYNWVRIAPGEITGRAFEVTEEPERY
- a CDS encoding fluoride efflux transporter family protein, whose translation is MLRDALTVAAGAALGALARFAVEHVLGAGMWPLLAVNVLGSLLMGALRPGLFWGTGVLGGFTSFSTFAVLTADSSAAGAAGYVAATVIGCVGAWLLGDRWARSARSARRRKAGGR
- a CDS encoding fluoride efflux transporter FluC; the protein is MTGTAELLWAALAVAVGGFLGGLGRWALSRWPGGRPGTWGANMTACLVLGVALGGPGLVPLAAGTGFAGALSTWSTLARELGQLGRAGQWRTFWLYLGATVVPGIIFAWRGAVFAGRIWGG
- a CDS encoding DoxX family protein, with product MSTIEMTDEARRPAAGTGPTSTTAPSFLSGPRARVGLDLISFLARFGMAGIWLWAGFSKLGNEMGVAQSVLAYEMFTPEVANFIALVLPPLEIAAGLMLLLGIFLRPTGKITAFVLGLFTIGLIQAWVRGLAINCGCFTVNINDTGDHMTYFWAVLRDLGFLALSLWTAYRPFRKWALHP